In a single window of the bacterium genome:
- a CDS encoding T9SS type A sorting domain-containing protein yields the protein IPASAESLEIGYNYFFSLSYGTEFYDVNMRKCYGGSWGARINLRNYMSDTSGRDLVDLSSFLPADSMQFDWTYRNIWGSYQSLCIVDSVIVGYFDLNKLNEDNDNDEQSKQQAFFITPSLLKSGAVITYTISQPITGSLDLFDALGRKIMRIHKGKFSVGRHLCEIRKDLKPGVYFMILDTPGIKMHQKLVLE from the coding sequence CCATCCCAGCCAGTGCTGAAAGTTTAGAAATAGGTTATAATTACTTTTTCAGCCTATCTTATGGCACTGAATTTTATGACGTAAATATGCGTAAATGTTATGGGGGTAGTTGGGGCGCTCGGATTAATCTGAGAAATTATATGTCAGATACAAGCGGCCGCGACCTTGTTGATTTAAGTTCATTCTTGCCTGCCGATTCAATGCAATTCGACTGGACATATAGGAATATTTGGGGATCCTATCAGTCATTATGCATCGTTGATAGCGTTATTGTAGGGTATTTTGACTTAAATAAGTTGAATGAAGATAATGACAATGATGAGCAGAGTAAACAACAAGCTTTTTTCATAACCCCAAGTTTATTAAAATCCGGTGCAGTGATCACATATACTATTTCACAACCAATTACCGGATCACTTGATCTATTTGATGCCTTGGGAAGAAAGATCATGAGAATCCATAAAGGTAAATTCAGTGTGGGCAGGCATTTGTGTGAAATCAGAAAAGATCTGAAGCCTGGGGTTTATTTCATGATTTTAGATACGCCTGGAATAAAAATGCATCAGAAACTAGTTCTTGAATAA
- a CDS encoding M6 family metalloprotease domain-containing protein, translating to MKYLLILVFGLISIAFAVPPSPEMLGQLKANGNYEAVINALRQARLAGVDQPNPMPLRTKPGDRLEVKAIAILVDFSDNVGVTPAAHFDTILSSQAAYSTGSMRDFYLENSYSAVDLVTTVVGWLRMPQTYAYYVDGNYGWSSYPHNCQRLTEDAVWAADPSVDFSQFDNDNDGYIDALFIIHAGPGAEETGDPNDIWSHAWCTVNVPYVDGVYAYSYSTEPENGRIGVFCHEAGHAVFGLPDLYDYGYDSYGVGYWSVMAYGSWGNNGRRPTHLDAWSKCDCGFAVPHIVTANTDSVMFPRVEYTPVIEKLWSYGAPTNEFVMVENRQKVGFDNYLPSSGMLVWHVDENQSGNDNQWYPGHTDYGHYKVALEQADGLWQMEQNINAGNTGDPYPGSTGSRFYNDSTTPDSKDYNFNVTYVAVENVTNSDDTMWADLKVWPVGVSESRQFVSIPLALEFLPGNPVRNGSSIVFKLPGQGPSVLSVYDRSGAVVYRHENNAGGPVTWDLKVQRVRAGIYFARLEQVSGVGTAKIVIIQ from the coding sequence ATGAAATACCTGTTGATTTTAGTTTTTGGTCTGATATCTATCGCCTTTGCGGTCCCTCCCTCGCCCGAAATGCTGGGCCAGCTCAAGGCAAACGGGAATTACGAAGCCGTGATCAACGCTTTGCGCCAGGCGCGGCTCGCCGGCGTGGACCAGCCGAATCCAATGCCGCTGCGGACCAAACCCGGCGACCGGCTCGAGGTCAAAGCCATCGCCATTCTCGTGGATTTCAGCGATAACGTCGGTGTTACGCCGGCGGCTCACTTCGATACCATTCTTTCGTCGCAGGCTGCCTACTCGACCGGCTCAATGCGTGACTTTTACCTGGAGAACAGCTACAGCGCCGTGGATCTGGTCACCACGGTCGTGGGCTGGCTGCGCATGCCCCAGACTTACGCGTACTATGTCGATGGCAATTACGGCTGGAGCAGTTACCCGCACAACTGCCAGCGACTGACCGAGGACGCGGTATGGGCGGCCGATCCGTCGGTCGATTTTTCCCAGTTCGATAACGACAACGACGGTTACATCGACGCCCTGTTCATCATTCACGCGGGTCCGGGCGCCGAAGAGACCGGCGATCCCAATGACATCTGGTCGCATGCCTGGTGCACCGTGAACGTCCCTTATGTCGACGGGGTATACGCTTACAGTTATTCGACCGAACCCGAGAACGGCAGGATCGGCGTGTTCTGCCACGAAGCCGGTCACGCGGTCTTCGGCCTGCCCGACCTGTACGATTACGGTTATGACTCGTACGGCGTGGGCTACTGGTCGGTTATGGCATACGGTTCCTGGGGCAATAACGGACGCAGACCGACCCACCTCGATGCCTGGTCAAAGTGCGACTGCGGTTTTGCCGTACCCCACATCGTGACGGCCAACACGGATAGTGTCATGTTCCCGCGCGTGGAATATACCCCGGTGATCGAAAAACTCTGGTCTTACGGCGCCCCGACCAATGAATTCGTCATGGTCGAAAACCGCCAAAAGGTCGGGTTCGATAATTACCTGCCGTCAAGCGGCATGCTCGTGTGGCACGTGGACGAAAACCAGAGCGGCAACGATAACCAGTGGTACCCGGGTCATACGGACTACGGCCATTACAAAGTAGCCCTGGAGCAGGCGGACGGACTATGGCAGATGGAACAGAATATCAACGCCGGTAACACTGGTGATCCGTATCCGGGCAGCACGGGCAGCCGTTTCTATAACGACAGTACGACGCCGGATTCCAAGGATTACAACTTTAACGTCACCTATGTCGCCGTGGAGAACGTCACGAATTCGGATGACACCATGTGGGCGGACCTCAAGGTTTGGCCGGTCGGAGTTTCCGAATCCAGACAGTTTGTATCCATACCCCTTGCCCTGGAGTTCTTGCCGGGTAACCCGGTCCGCAACGGTTCAAGCATCGTTTTCAAGCTCCCCGGACAAGGACCGTCCGTACTCTCCGTTTAT